The sequence below is a genomic window from Actinokineospora baliensis.
CCTCAGCTCCAGCACCGATGCGCGTGGTGCGACCGTCAGCTACGCCTATGACGTCTTCAACCGCAGGACCGCGCAGTACGACGGGCCCACGTCCGCGTCCCCGTTGTTGGCGTCGTGGGAGTACGACGGCGGCCCGGGTGGTCTCCCCTTCGCTAAGGGAAGACTGACCTCGTCAACGTCCTATGTGAACAGCAACGCGTACACCACGAAGACCACCACCGGCTTCACCGTCTTCGGCTCGCGTCTCGACACCACGGTGGTCATCCCCACCAGTGAGGGCGCGCTCGGCACCACGTACAAGTTCACGCACAAGTACAACGCCACGCTCGGCAGGCCGACCTACGACCTGCTCCCGGCGGGCGGCGGTCTGCCCCAGGAGAACCTGGCCTACTCCTACACCAACATGGAGTTGTTGTCCGGTCTCGGCAGCCAGGTCGCCGGGTACGCCAGTGGCACCGGGTACGACGCCTACAGTCGACCGACCTATGTGGACATCACGCCCACCGGCAACATCGGCGACCTGACCTTCAGCTACGACGACCACACCGGCGCGCTGACCCAGCGCACGTACGCCAACAACACCGGCATCATCGACAAGGCCGAGTACGCCTACGACCTCGCCGGGAACCTCACGCGGGAGAAGTCGACCCGCAACAACACGACCACCGAGACCCAGTGCTACCGCTACGACAGCCTGGCCCGCCTCAGCCAGGCCTGGACCGCGACAGATCTGTGCGCCGCGGACCCGTCGACCAACGGCGGCGCCACCGTCGGCAATCCGTTGGGCGCGGCATCGACGTACTGGACCAACTGGGCGTTCAACGCCGTCGGTGACCGCACTTCCCAGATCCAGCAGGGCCTTTCCGGCGCCGCCGACACCACGACCACCTACTCCTACCCGGCGGGCGGTGCGGTCCGGCCGCACGGCCTCACCGGCACCGCGACCACCGGCCCCGGCGGCACCAGCTCCACCAGCTACGGCTACGACGCGACCGGCAACACCACCAGCCGCGCCCTCCCGTCGGGCAACCAGACCCTCACCTGGGACACCAGCGGCCGCCTCGACACCGTCACCACCACCGCAGGCGCCACCAGGTACGTCTACGACGCCGACGGCAACCAGCTGATCCGCCGCGACCCCGGCAAGACGACGCTGTACCTGCCGTTCCAGGAACTCGTCCTCGACACCGCCACGAACGCGGTCGCCGGCACCAGGTTCTACGCGCTGCCCGCGGGCGGCCAGGCGGTGCGGACCGGGTCGGGCACCAACTACCGGTTCGAGCTCACCGACCGCCACGGCACCGGCACCCTGTCGCTCAACAACACCGGGCAGACGCCGACCTGGCGCCAGTCCACGCCTTTCGGCGAGGCGCGGGGTCCGCAACCGCCGTGGGTCACCCAACACGGCTTCCTGAACAAGCCGGTCAACCCCGGCACCGGCCTCACCGACATCGGCGCCCGCAAGTACGACGCTTCGCTGGGCCGCTTCCTTTCCGTCGACCCGGTCCTCGACGTCGGCGACCCTCAATCGTGGACCGGTTACGCCTACGTCAACAACAACCCGACCTCGGCCAGCGACCCGTCCGGCCTGATCGCCGACTACGACAACATCGGTCTCGAGTACACGACTTCTACTCTGACCAACCAGAACGCTGCCGCTGTCGTCCACGACGACGTCGTCTCCGGCCGCAACAAGGAGCGCACCAAGCAGCCCAAGATCGCGGGCGTCATCGTCCCGACGTTCGACGAGCTGCGCAAACGCATCCGCGGCCACAACTACAACGACGGCGAGTACCTGCGCGCGGTCGCCGACTGGGCCAAGAACATGTGCGGCGGTGGCGGGTTCACCGGCGGCCCGGAGGATTTCTGCCGGGAGGTTCACAACGCGGGCTTGCTCGAAGTAGACCGCGAGGTGCTCCTCTCGCTGCTCCCCGGCTACGGCGTGTACAAGTGCGTCACCGGGGACACCTCGTCCTGCTACACGATGTGGCTCGACTTCGTCCCCTTCGGCAAGCTCGCGGGCAAGGTCGGCAAACGGATCGACGGCTTCGTCGGCACCGCGGCCAAGTCCGCCGCCGAGACCGCCACGGAGTCGGCCACCACCCGAGTCCTCACCAAGGGCCTCTGCCACAGCTTCGTCGCGGGCACCCGCGTCCTCATGGCCGACGGCACCACCAAACCCATCGAAGAAGTCCAGGTCGGCGACGTCGTAGCCAACTCCACCCCCGGCACCGACACCCTCGAACCCCACCCCGTCACTGACCTGCACGTCACCGACAAAGACACCCGCTTCGTCACCATCACCGCCACAACCCCCACAACCACCGGCGACATCGTCGTCACCGAACACCACCTGTTCTTCGACCCCACCACCGCCACCTGGCTCCGCGCCGACGACCTGACCCCCGGCACCACCCTCCAGTCCCCGGGCCAAGACGCCAAAGTCGCCGCCACCCGCGAGCACGCGATGGCCGCCCGCACCTACGACCTGACCATCGCCGACGTCCACACGTACTATGTGCTCGCCGGTAGTTCTCCCGTCCTGGTCCACAACGCAAACCCTTGCAAGGAGGTCGTTCTTGAATCGGCGGGTACCTTCGAACGGGCGCGGAACAGGGCGTTGGAGCTGATGGGGGAGATCGACCCCGCCACCCGCGAGGTCTACCACGGCCGCTTGGCCAGTGCGCCAAGTACGTACGGCAACGCGGTCGGGTTCACCACCCGGGTCAACGGCGAGTTCAAGCGCATGAGGCTGGACTACGACCCGGTGAAGGGCCCGCACATCAACGTTGAGGTCGGCAAGGGGGATTCCGCCCAGAAGTGGGCCATCCCCTGGGACGGCACCGAGGCGGACTTCGCCCGAATCCTAGGCGGCAACCAGTGACGATCGAAACGGCCTACGGGACGCGCCCCGCCTCCCTACCTCGCTCCCTGGTCCGCCTCACCCGGGCCGACAACGGCCTCCTCTGGGTGGGCCGCGCCGGAGTGGAGTTGCTGGACTTCGCCCAGCACCACCGCTACCAGACCGAAAGCCTCGACCGCTTCCCCCACCACCGCGACGGCACCATCGACTGGGCTGCTGTGGACCCCGAACTGGTCCTGGGCAAGGCAACCACCGACTTCGACACCGCGATGCCCCAGTGGCTGGACATCCTGGGCGACCACGTGGTGATCATCTGGAGCCTGGTCGTGGTCCCCACCGTGCTGATGGCGGCAGACCTCTTCGCTCAGTCCCTCTCCGAAATCAGCGCCACTTCCGCCGAGTTCTGGATCTATTCGCCCGACACCGGTGTCCTGGTCGAAAACACCTTCGCGGGCCAGTTGACCGCCGCACGCGTGCCGTGAGCGTCCCGCCGTTCGAAGGCACGTACCTCGTCGCCACCGGGGCGGGCATGTGCGGCCTGTGGCAGCCGGAGCGGTTCGAGGACGTGTCGGACCTGGGCACCTGGGAGGATGTGGTCTCGGACGTCGATGTGCTGCAACGGCACATCGGTGAGGGATCCTTCGTGCCGCTCAACGTAGGCGGAGACGGCTCCTTCCAGATCGTCGTCCGTGAAGGCGCCAGAAGCGTGCGGGAGGAGAGGTACACCGTCGTGTCCTCCGACCCGTACCTGCTGATCTCCCGAGGAACCCTGTCCTTGGGCGGCCTCGAGAACATCGGCCCGTATGTCGGCGGGTCCCACGAGATCCCCATTCGTGCCGGTCGCTACGCGGTGCGCGTCCACCTGGTTGACTGGGAAGCAGAACCGGGTTCTACCACTCCCACGGCAGGCCCACTGCCGGACTTCGTCGTGGAGATCCACCCGGAGTACGGGACCGAGGACGACTACCGCAAAAGCATCTTCACCTTCGACAAGCCTTCACTTTCGGACCAGTAGGTACTCCACCTGTGCCAACGGCTGGCCGTCCCCGAAGTCGCGGGTTCGGGAAGCTCCTGTCTCCACGAAGCCGCACTTCCTATAGAACCGCCGAGACTGCTCCGTGTTCCGCAGCGTCCACAGGTGCACCCGCTCCACCCCCGCGACCGTCCCCGCCATAAGAGCCGACGCCACGCCAGAGCCCCACCCGTCCGGATGCCCATAGAAGCTCAGGATCTCCAAGAACCCTTCGCGTTCTGCTGACGGAATCGTGTAAGAGAACGCCAGCAGCCGTCCGTCCGCTAGGGCGGCCACCAGCCCGTCCAAGGCCCGCTGGCGCTCCCGTCGGTCCCTAACCCCTGCCTCC
It includes:
- a CDS encoding GNAT family N-acetyltransferase; this translates as MKFEVRPARPDDVPAIGEVHAASWEAVYAPLFAPAFAEAGVRDRRERQRALDGLVAALADGRLLAFSYTIPSAEREGFLEILSFYGHPDGWGSGVASALMAGTVAGVERVHLWTLRNTEQSRRFYRKCGFVETGASRTRDFGDGQPLAQVEYLLVRK